The following proteins are co-located in the Prinia subflava isolate CZ2003 ecotype Zambia chromosome 16, Cam_Psub_1.2, whole genome shotgun sequence genome:
- the LOC134558972 gene encoding protocadherin alpha-2-like, whose product MGSRWCAALLRVLVLQAAWALAGGQVRYSVAEEAKAGTVVGRLSQDLGLEAGEAEARRLRLVAQGRRASVELSGASGALLVNSRLDREELCGKSAPCALRLEVLLERPLRVFHVELEVTDINDNAPIFPAARKNLSIAELSVPGSRFPLEGASDADIGANAQLSYTLSPSEHFSLDLHRSEEYRESLFLVLTKSLDRETIPVHRLVLTASDGGRPSLTGTMELEISVLDANDNAPQFNQSVYKVQLLENATEGTLVARVNATDPDLGSNSEVTYSVSSTFPEKGINIFLLNARTGEIHLAGTVDYEDIRSYEIQIEATDKGTPSLSGHCKVVLEVLDVNDNAPEVRVTSLSVPVAEDAAVGTVVAVLSVSDRDSGANGRVRCWVWPASPFGVEATFSGSYSLVLREALDRERVSEYEVEVRAEDGGAPALRASRGLRVPVSDVNDNAPAFAQAVYTVLARENNAAGAELARLWARDPDEAGNGRVSYSLWEGGAGALSPSSYVSVDAESGRVWALQPLDYEELQVLQFEVRAVDAGEPPLSGNATVQLFVLDENDNAPALLPPPAGSAAEAGGAAAEAAAAGWGSGTLWAWAAWGAPAGQVVAKIRAVDADSGYNAWLRYELREARPKGPFRVGLYSGEVSTARPLDEADGARHTLLIVVRDHGEPARSATATLSVSLLEAAEAALAAAAGSSSSSSSWRAAPGAETGPGGASAATNVWLVVAICAVSSLFLLAVVLYAAARWAPRAAVLSAPGPTTLVCASEVGSWSYSQRHSRSLCVADGAAKSDLMVFSPNFPPPPPGAAPKDPQPEPSALLHTVSAASFAHLYSFSPSSALSVLCPEQSLLGSRPIAATGGRWVLDGCLTISLTPFDLPFGEYRIIAAPRNSYGPQLQFVL is encoded by the exons GGCGCTGCTgcgggtgctggtgctgcaggcggCCTGGGCGCTGGCGGGCGGGCAGGTGCGGTACTCGGTGGCGGAGGAAGCCAAGGCCGGCACGGTGGTGGGCCGTCTTTCGCAGGACCTGGGGCTGGAGGCGGGCGAGGCGGAGGCGCGGCGGCTGCGGCTGGTGGCGCAGGGCCGGCGGGCGAGCGTGGAGCTGAGCGGGGCGAGCGGCGCGCTGCTGGTGAACTCGCGGCTCGACCGGGAGGAGCTGTGCGGCAAGAGCGCGCCGTGCGCGCTGCgcctggaggtgctgctggagcgGCCGCTGCGCGTCTTCCATGTGGAGCTGGAGGTCACCGACATCAACGACAATGCCCCCATCTTCCCCGCCGCACGAAAAAACCTCAGCATCGCGGAATTGTCTGTGCCGGGATCTCGTTTCCCGCTGGAGGGCGCGTCGGATGCGGATATCGGAGCGAATGCGCAGCTCTCCTACACTCTCAGCCCCAGCGAGCATTTCTCTCTAGATTTGCACCGCAGTGAGGAATACCGAGAATCCCTGTTTCTGGTACTCACGAAATCTCTGGACCGCGAGACGATTCCCGTGCACCGGTTGGTGCTGACGGCGAGTGACGGGGGCCGGCCGTCTCTGACGGGGACAATGGAGCTGGAGATCTCCGTGCTGGATGCGAACGACAACGCGCCCCAGTTCAACCAGTCCGTGTATAaagtgcagctgctggagaacGCTACAGAGGGAACTCTTGTGGCGAGAGTGAACGCCACGGATCCGGATTTGGGAAGTAATAGCGAAGTGACATATAGTGTGAGCAGTACTTTTCCTGAAAAGGGgataaacattttccttttaaatgcgAGGACGGGTGAAATTCATCTGGCAGGCACCGTGGACTATGAGGACATTCGTTCGTATGAGATACAAATCGAAGCGACAGATAAGGGGACGCCCTCGCTATCGGGTCACTGCAAGgtggtgctggaggtgctggatgTGAACGACAACGCGCCGGAGGTGCGGGTGACGTCGCTGTCGGTGCCGGTGGCGGAGGACGCGGCGGTGGGGACGGTGGTGGCGGTGCTGAGCGTGTCGGACCGGGACTCGGGGGCGAACGGGCGCGTGCGGTGCTGGGTGTGGCCGGCGTCGCCGTTCGGTGTGGAGGCGACGTTCTCGGGCTCGTACTCGCTGGTGCTGCGCGAGGCGCTGGACCGGGAGCGGGTGTCGGAGTACGAGGTGGAGGTGCGTGCGGAGGACGGCGGGGCGCCGGCGCTGCGCGCCAGCCGCGGGCTGCGGGTGCCCGTGTCGGACGTGAACGACAACGCGCCGGCGTTCGCGCAGGCCGTGTACACGGTGCTGGCGCGGGAGAACAACGCGGCGGGCGCCGAGCTGGCGCGGCTGTGGGCGCGGGACCCGGACGAGGCGGGCAACGGGCGCGTCAGCTACTCGCTGTGGGAGGGCGGCGCGGGCGCGCTGTCGCCGTCGTC CTACGTGTCGGTGGACGCGGAGAGCGGGCGCGTGTGGGCGCTGCAGCCCTTGGACTacgaggagctgcaggtgctgcagttcGAGGTGCGCGCGGTGGACGCGGGCGAGCCGCCGCTGAGCGGCAACGCCACGGTGCAGCTGTTCGTGCTGGACGAGAACGACAACGCGccggcgctgctgccgccgcccgcgggcTCGGCGGCCgaggcgggcggcgcggcggccgaggcggcggcggcgggctgggGCTCGGGCACGCTGTGGGCGTGGGCGGCGTGGGGGGCGCCGGCGGGCCAGGTGGTGGCCAAGATCCGCGCCGTGGACGCCGACTCGGGCTACAACGCGTGGCTGCGCTACGAGCTGCGGGAGGCGCGGCCCAAGGGCCCGTTCCGCGTGGGGCTCTACAGCGGCGAGGTGAGCACGGCGCGGCCGCTGGACGAGGCGGACGGCGCTCGCCACACGCTGCTCATCGTGGTGCGCGACCACGGCGAGCCGGCGCGCTCGGCCACGGCCACGCTCAGCGTGTCGCTGCTGGAGGCGGCCGAGGCGGCGCTGGCCGCGGCCGCGGGATCGTCGTCGTCGTCGTCGTCGTggcgggcggcgccgggcgcCGAGACGGGGCCCGGCGGAGCGAGTGCGGCCACCAACGTGTGGCTGGTGGTGGCCATCTGCGCCGTGTCGAGCCTGTTCCTGCTGGCCGTGGTGCTGTACGCGGCGGCGCGCTGGGCGCCGCGGGCGGCCGTGCTGTCGGCGCCCGGGCCCACCACGCTGGTGTGCGCCAGCGAAGTGGGCAGCTGGTCGTACTCGCAGCGCCACAGCCGCAGCCTGTGCGTGGCGGACGGCGCGGCCAAGAGCGACCTCATGGTTTTCAGCCCCAACTtccctccgccgccgcccggcgccGCGCCCAAGGACCCGCAGCCGGAGCCCTCCGCTCTCCTCCACACGGTCAGTGCCGCTTCCTTTGCTCATCTCTactccttctctccctcttctgCCCTCTCTGttctgtgccctgagcagtcACTCCTGGGATCCAGGCCAATTGCCGCGACCGGGGGGCGGTGGGTGCTTGACGGGTGCTTAACGATATCATTAACACCTTTTGATCTTCCCTTTGGGGAATATCGAATTATTGCAGCACCCCGGAACAGTTATGGTCCGCAGCTGCAGTTTGTACTCTAG
- the LOC134558973 gene encoding protocadherin alpha-13-like: MGSRWCAALLRVLVLQAAWALAGGQVRYSVAEEAKAGTVVGRLSQDLGLEAGEAEARRLRLVAQGRRASVELSGASGALLVSSRLDREELCGKSAPCALRLEVLLERPLRVFHVELEVTDINDNAPIFPAARKKLRLSENTPPETRFPLEGASDADIGANAQLSYTLSPSEHFSLDLQKSNDEPELVLTKSLDRETIPVHRLVLTASDGGRPSLTGTMELEISVVDVNDNAPQFNQSVYKVQLPENATEGTLVTRVNATDADEGISSEVTYAVTNVNPASGKDVISVNPNTGEIHLTGALDFEEVKVFNFRIEATDKGTPPLSGHCKVVLEVLDVNDNAPEVRVTSLSVPVAEDAAVGTVVAVLSVSDRDSGANGRVRCWVWPASPFGVEATFSGSYSLVLREALDRERVSEYEVEVRAEDGGAPALRASRGLRVPVSDVNDNAPAFAQAVYTVLARENNAAGAELARLWARDPDEAGNGRVSYSLWEGGAGALSPSSYVSVDAESGRVWALQPLDYEELQVLQFEVRAVDAGEPPLSGNATVQLFVLDENDNAPALLPPPAGSAAEAGGAAAEAAAAGWGSGTLWAWAAWGAPAGQVVAKIRAVDADSGYNAWLRYELREARPKGPFRVGLYSGEVSTARPLDEADGARHTLLIVVRDHGEPARSATATLSVSLLEAAEAALAAAAGSSSSSSSSWRAAPGAETGPSGASAATNVWLVVAICAVSSLFLLAVVLYAAARWAPRAAVLSAPGPTTLVCASEVGSWSYSQRHSRSLCVADGAAKSDLMVFSPNFPPPPPGAAPKDPQPEPSALLHTVSADPSLAFSLSLPTLPSVPRPLCSSCFYRDSAPAA; the protein is encoded by the exons ATGGGCTCGCGTTGGTGCGCGGCGCTGCTgcgggtgctggtgctgcaggcggCCTGGGCGCTGGCGGGCGGGCAGGTGCGGTACTCGGTGGCGGAGGAAGCCAAGGCCGGCACGGTGGTGGGCCGTCTTTCGCAGGACCTGGGGCTGGAGGCGGGCGAGGCGGAGGCGCGGCGGCTGCGGCTGGTGGCGCAGGGCCGGCGGGCGAGCGTGGAGCTGAGCGGGGCGAGCGGCGCGCTGCTGGTGAGCTCGCGGCTCGACCGGGAGGAGCTGTGCGGCAAGAGCGCGCCGTGCGCGCTGCgcctggaggtgctgctggagcgGCCGCTGCGCGTCTTCCATGTGGAGCTGGAGGTCACCGACATCAACGACAATGCTCCCATCTTCCCCGCCGCCCGAAAAAAACTCAGATTATCGGAGAACACCCCTCCCGAGACTCGTTTCCCGCTGGAGGGCGCGTCGGATGCGGATATCGGAGCGAATGCGCAGCTCTCCTACACACTGAGCCCCAGCGAGCATTTCTCTCTGGATTTACAAAAATCGAATGATGAACCTGAACTCGTTTTAACGAAATCTCTGGACCGCGAGACGATTCCAGTTCACCGGCTGGTGCTGACGGCGAGTGACGGGGGCCGGCCGTCTCTGACAGGGACAATGGAGCTGGAGATCTCGGTGGTGGATGTGAACGACAACGCGCCCCAGTTCAACCAGTCCGTGTATAAAGTGCAGCTGCCGGAGAACGCTACAGAGGGGACGCTGGTGACGAGGGTGAATGCCACGGATGCGGACGAGGGAATTAGCAGTGAGGTGACCTATGCCGTGACGAACGTCAATCCTGCTAGTGGAAAAGATGTAATTTCTGTCAATCCGAATACCGGGGAGATTCATCTCACGGGTGCTCTAGACTTCGAGGAAGtcaaagtatttaattttcGTATTGAGGCCACAGACAAAGGGACACCCCCACTGTCGGGTCACTGCAAGgtggtgctggaggtgctggacGTGAACGACAACGCGCCGGAGGTGCGGGTGACGTCGCTGTCGGTGCCGGTGGCGGAGGACGCGGCGGTGGGGACGGTGGTGGCGGTGCTGAGCGTGTCGGACCGGGACTCGGGGGCGAACGGGCGCGTGCGGTGCTGGGTGTGGCCGGCGTCGCCGTTCGGTGTGGAGGCGACGTTCTCGGGCTCGTACTCGCTGGTGCTGCGCGAGGCGCTGGACCGGGAGCGGGTGTCGGAGTACGAGGTGGAGGTGCGTGCGGAGGACGGCGGGGCGCCGGCGCTGCGCGCCAGCCGCGGGCTGCGGGTGCCCGTGTCGGACGTGAACGACAACGCGCCGGCGTTCGCGCAGGCCGTGTACACGGTGCTGGCGCGGGAGAACAACGCGGCGGGCGCCGAGCTGGCGCGGCTGTGGGCGCGGGACCCGGACGAGGCGGGCAACGGGCGCGTCAGCTACTCGCTGTGGGAGGGCGGCGCGGGCGCGCTGTCGCCGTCGTC CTACGTGTCGGTGGACGCGGAGAGCGGGCGCGTGTGGGCGCTGCAGCCCTTGGACTacgaggagctgcaggtgctgcagttcGAGGTGCGCGCGGTGGACGCGGGCGAGCCGCCGCTGAGCGGCAACGCCACGGTGCAGCTGTTCGTGCTGGACGAGAACGACAACGCGccggcgctgctgccgccgcccgcgggcTCGGCGGCCgaggcgggcggcgcggcggccgaggcggcggcggcgggctgggGCTCGGGCACGCTGTGGGCGTGGGCGGCGTGGGGGGCGCCGGCGGGCCAGGTGGTGGCCAAGATCCGCGCCGTGGACGCCGACTCGGGCTACAACGCGTGGCTGCGCTACGAGCTGCGGGAGGCGCGGCCCAAGGGCCCGTTCCGCGTGGGGCTCTACAGCGGCGAGGTGAGCACGGCGCGGCCGCTGGACGAGGCGGACGGCGCTCGCCACACGCTGCTCATCGTGGTGCGCGACCACGGCGAGCCGGCGCGCTCGGCCACGGCCACGCTCAGCGTGTCGCTGCTGGAGGCGGCCGAGGCGGCGCTGGCCGCGGCCGCGGGATCGTCGTCGTCGTCGTCGTCGTCGTggcgggcggcgccgggcgcCGAGACGGGGCCCAGCGGAGCGAGTGCGGCCACCAACGTGTGGCTGGTGGTGGCCATCTGCGCCGTGTCGAGCCTGTTCCTGCTGGCCGTGGTGCTGTACGCGGCGGCGCGCTGGGCGCCGCGGGCGGCCGTGCTGTCGGCGCCCGGGCCCACCACGCTGGTGTGCGCCAGCGAAGTGGGCAGCTGGTCGTACTCGCAGCGCCACAGCCGCAGCCTGTGCGTGGCGGACGGCGCGGCCAAGAGCGACCTCATGGTTTTCAGCCCCAACTTCCCTCCGCCGCCGCCTGGCGCCGCGCCCAAGGACCCGCAGCCGGAGCCCTCCGCTCTCCTCCACACGGTCAGTGCAGATCCCTCCCTcgccttttctctttctctccccactCTGCCGAGTGTCCCCCGCCCCCTTTGCAGTTCCTGCTTTTACCGTGATTCCGCCCCCGCGGCCTGA